AAATGTAACGGGAATCGCAGGACCTTTATGGCTGAAATTTCAGTTAATAGGGCTGGCTGAACATGCAGGCGCGACCCCAATGAACCAACGCCAAGATGCTTTAGTGGGAGCAAGTTTAGTCATTGCTGAAGTTGAGAAGATGGCGAAGAAATATCATTCTTCGGTGGCGACTGTTGGCAAATTAATCGTTAAACCCAATGGCGTAAATGTAATTCCTGGTGAAGTTGAATGGACTGTTGATATTAGAGATATAGACGAAGACAAGCGCAATCTACTGGAAAATGACATTAAACAGTATGCTGAAACCGTCGCCAAGGAACGTCAATTGCATCTACATGTCACCGAATTACAGCGTGTAGAGCCAGTTCAGTGTGATGAAAATATTCAAAATGCGATTAATGAAAGTATTCAAGAAATAGGTGAGAACGTTGTATCACTACCAAGCGGGGCCGGACATGACGCCATGCAATTTAAGCAAAACTTCCCTGTTGGCATGATTTTTGTCCGGTCTAAAGATGGAATCAGTCATAATCCTAAAGAATTTACTGCTGAAGAAGATATTGAAAAAGCAGCAAAGGTTCTATACAAAACGATTGTAAAACTGGATCGATAATCATATTGTTAATTTGGTCTCCCTGAGCTTTGAGCTTTGGGGAGATTTTTGTTGTGGTCGGAACGTCAGAACGTCAGAACGCTGCACGAAGGAATGGGCTAAGGTTATTCACTAAAACATAAAATCTTGACAAACATTAGCTGTTTTTAATCTATATAGAATACATGTATAAGTCCTGTATTTAACTCGGAAAAGATGCTATATTTTATTCATACTTCGATGAAAGTGCTTACAAATGGCTGTGGAAAGTGACAGAAAGGAAGGTGAGGCAGGGATGATG
Above is a window of Paenibacillus uliginis N3/975 DNA encoding:
- a CDS encoding Zn-dependent hydrolase, producing MINIQRLSEHIEQLSLIGRTADGGINRFSYTDDEKRANELVAQYMEAAGLTVRYDVVGNLIGSQTGTEDLPVILLGSHIDTVPDGGRFDGSLGVLTAIEVIHSLKEQGIDLRHPVKVIAFKDEEGTRFGFGMIGSRAIAGTLSTTDLLRMDEDGVTIEQAIANDGLERRPLSSAKLDNVKCYVEVHIEQGKVLERSDAAVGNVTGIAGPLWLKFQLIGLAEHAGATPMNQRQDALVGASLVIAEVEKMAKKYHSSVATVGKLIVKPNGVNVIPGEVEWTVDIRDIDEDKRNLLENDIKQYAETVAKERQLHLHVTELQRVEPVQCDENIQNAINESIQEIGENVVSLPSGAGHDAMQFKQNFPVGMIFVRSKDGISHNPKEFTAEEDIEKAAKVLYKTIVKLDR